Proteins found in one Gigantopelta aegis isolate Gae_Host chromosome 12, Gae_host_genome, whole genome shotgun sequence genomic segment:
- the LOC121386890 gene encoding deleted in malignant brain tumors 1 protein-like — MGAVMKFLISGFIITTACIVFSVSTCSDDVIDLNATADPAGLFSPSYPYFYPSNLTCRWRITAVNERDRVYLYIVTVDLDNRKETCEDSLVVYDGYNQSSNHLRRWCGRGDSDVTLKSSGDTVYVVFTSDTEGAAKGFGIHYRAGRDKICYGGVHELADATRELTSTTLDVTYFDEQPKTGVCLFRIRAATGYEIRITISGNNFDSNSADGCNETYLVVYDGLTKGEHTLGTFCGDVEHDKSTFTTSGRYLFMELVTGPGNGIVNMVLEYYQYKDVSMCRGRISLQASYNEQRMTSPNFPLDYGPGLNCSYLINTDEDKRLFIEIYTQLPADCSDQVVLFDGNSTSSDVLTQLCGDSSTTLNSSSHQLLVLFLSDSHVNEGGFQIIYRIAGKRPTVFEVTKQAWPLILTIVGTVNLIAVVLFIVFCIWLRLHKKRTAESKDILIEKS, encoded by the exons ATGGGTGCTGTTATGAAATTTTTAATTTCTGGATTTATTATAACAACGGCATGCATTGTGTTTTCAG TATCGACGTGTAGTGATGACGTCATTGATCTGAACGCTACTGCCGACCCAGCTGGTTTGTTCTCGCCCAGTTATCCATATTTCTATCCTAG CAATTTGACATGTCGCTGGCGCATCACGGCCGTCAACGAAAGAGACCGGGTATACCTGTACATCGTAACAGTAGACTTGGACAACCGAAAGGAAACCTGTGAAGACAGTCTAGTTGTCTATGACG GTTACAACCAATCGTCCAACCACCTGCGCCGATGGTGTGGTCGGGGTGACAGTGACGTCACACTGAAGAGTAGCGGTGATACGGTGTACGTCGTGTTTACGTCAGACACAGAGGGCGCTGCGAAAGGATTCGGGATTCACTACAGAGCAGGGCGCGACA AAATCTGCTATGGCGGTGTACACGAGTTGGCCGATGCGACGAGAGAACTGACGTCGACCACGTTAGATGTGACATATTTTGATGAACAGCCCAA gacCGGCGTGTGTTTATTTCGGATACGGGCCGCTACTGGTTACGAAATACGGATCACGATTTCAGGAAATAATTTTGATTCCAACTCTGCAGACGGATGCAACGAAACGTACCTGGTCGTATACGATG gacTCACTAAAGGCGAGCACACACTGGGCACGTTCTGTGGTGACGTGGAACACGACAAATCAACGTTTACAACTTCCGGTAGATATCTGTTCATGGAATTAGTGACAGGACCCGGCAACGGAATAGTGAATATGGTGCTGGAATATTACCAATACAAAG ACGTTTCGATGTGTCGGGGGAGGATCAGTCTACAGGCGTCGTATAACGAACAGAGGATGACGTCACCCAACTTCCCACTCGACTACGGACC GGGATTAAACTGCTCGTATTTAATCAACACAGATGAAGACAAGCGTCTGTTCATTGAGATTTACACACAGCTACCAGCGGACTGCAGTGACCAGGTCGTCCTGTTTGACG GGAACTCCACATCCTCTGACGTCCTGACCCAGCTCTGTGGTGACAGCAGCACGACACTCAACAGCTCCAGTCACCAGCTTCTGGTCCTCTTCCTGTCAGACTCACACGTCAACGAGGGCGGATTCCAGATCATCTATCGCATTGCGGGGAAACGTCCAACAG tgtTTGAAGTTACAAAACAGGCGTGGCCTCTCATCTTGACGATCGTTGGGACTGTCAATCTTATAGCCGTCGTGTTGTTCATTGTGTTTTGCATTTGGTTACGCCTCCATAAGAAACGTACAGCTGAAAGTAAAGACATTCTTATTGAAAAGTCATGA